In the genome of Streptomyces racemochromogenes, one region contains:
- a CDS encoding ABC transporter permease subunit, protein MSEVAYSAVLRSEWTKIRTVASTSWTLATTLLVTVAMGAGLCAVVNATFEDMPKASQITFDATQMSFSGMMLGQLAMLVFGAMVVGSEYGTGMVRTSLAAVPRRGTLLLGKVTVATGLALVVGLATGFLSFFLGQALLGDHKTALGEENVLRAVIGVGLYLALLAAFAIGISMVLRNSAAAISLLITFVLILPIVLSLVDATRKIAAYLPNMAGSAIMQTVASPDSDAPYGPWGGLGIMALWSLAAIAAGYLTLAKRDA, encoded by the coding sequence GTGAGTGAGGTGGCCTACTCCGCCGTCCTCCGGTCCGAGTGGACCAAGATCCGCACCGTCGCCTCGACCAGCTGGACCCTGGCCACCACGCTGCTGGTCACCGTCGCCATGGGCGCCGGGCTGTGCGCCGTGGTCAACGCGACCTTCGAGGACATGCCGAAGGCCTCGCAGATCACCTTCGACGCCACGCAGATGAGCTTCTCCGGGATGATGCTGGGCCAGCTGGCCATGCTGGTCTTCGGTGCGATGGTCGTCGGCAGCGAGTACGGGACGGGCATGGTCCGCACCTCGCTCGCGGCCGTGCCCCGGCGCGGCACCCTGCTGCTGGGCAAGGTCACCGTGGCCACCGGCCTCGCCCTGGTCGTGGGCCTGGCCACCGGCTTCCTGTCCTTCTTCCTGGGCCAGGCCCTCCTCGGCGACCACAAGACCGCGCTCGGCGAGGAGAACGTCCTGCGCGCCGTGATCGGCGTCGGCCTGTACCTGGCCCTGCTCGCCGCGTTCGCCATCGGGATCTCGATGGTCCTGCGGAACTCGGCCGCCGCGATCTCGCTCCTGATCACCTTCGTCCTGATCCTGCCGATCGTGCTCAGCCTGGTCGACGCCACCCGCAAGATCGCCGCGTACCTGCCCAACATGGCGGGCTCCGCGATCATGCAGACCGTCGCCTCGCCGGACTCCGACGCGCCCTACGGACCCTGGGGCGGGCTCGGGATCATGGCGCTGTGGTCGCTCGCCGCCATCGCCGCCGGCTACCTCACCCTCGCGAAGCGGGACGCCTGA
- a CDS encoding ABC transporter ATP-binding protein, translated as MIEAVGLTKRFGAKTAVDQLSFQVKPGHVTGFLGPNGSGKSTTMRMVLGLDRPTSGRVTINGLPFRELPNAQRHVGALLDAKAVHGGRRARTHLLSIAQLSGIPEKRVDEVLGVVGLQDAARQRTKGFSLGMGQRLGIAAALLGDPQVLLFDEPVNGLDPEGILWVRNLMRKLASEGRTVFVSSHLMSEMALTADHLIVIGRGRLLADMSTQDFITHNSAGFARVRAAAGPASDGSDGRTSLASALTRAGGRVLQEPDGALRVTGLELPRVSDLAHEAGVRLWELSPHRASLEEAYMRMTQSSVEYTSTEDPRAELWEPEPLTVPEWEEEAAVPVETAASFFAPPPPGSGRPFLMPGSAADLARDSENTPEEHR; from the coding sequence ATGATCGAGGCAGTCGGCCTGACCAAGCGCTTCGGCGCCAAGACCGCCGTCGACCAGCTGTCCTTCCAGGTCAAGCCGGGCCACGTGACGGGCTTCCTCGGACCCAACGGCTCCGGCAAGTCCACCACCATGCGCATGGTCCTCGGGCTGGACCGGCCCACCTCCGGCCGCGTCACGATCAACGGCCTCCCCTTCCGGGAGCTGCCGAACGCCCAGCGGCACGTCGGCGCCCTGCTCGACGCCAAGGCCGTGCACGGAGGCCGCCGGGCCCGCACGCACCTGCTGTCCATCGCCCAGCTCTCCGGGATCCCCGAGAAGCGCGTGGACGAGGTCCTCGGCGTGGTCGGCCTCCAGGACGCCGCCCGCCAACGCACCAAGGGCTTCTCCCTCGGCATGGGCCAGCGCCTGGGCATCGCGGCCGCCCTGCTCGGCGACCCGCAGGTGCTGCTCTTCGACGAGCCGGTCAACGGCCTCGACCCCGAGGGCATCCTCTGGGTCCGCAACCTCATGCGCAAGCTGGCCTCCGAGGGCCGGACCGTCTTCGTCTCCTCGCACCTGATGAGCGAGATGGCCCTCACCGCCGACCACCTGATCGTGATCGGCCGGGGCCGGCTGCTGGCCGACATGAGCACCCAGGACTTCATCACGCACAATTCGGCCGGATTCGCGCGGGTGCGTGCCGCCGCCGGCCCCGCCTCCGACGGCTCCGACGGCCGGACCTCCCTCGCCTCCGCCCTGACCCGGGCGGGCGGCCGGGTCCTCCAGGAGCCCGACGGGGCGCTGCGCGTCACCGGGCTGGAGCTGCCGCGCGTCAGCGACCTCGCGCACGAGGCCGGCGTACGGCTGTGGGAGCTCTCCCCGCACCGGGCCTCGCTGGAGGAGGCCTACATGCGGATGACGCAGTCCTCCGTCGAGTACACCTCCACCGAGGACCCCCGCGCCGAGCTCTGGGAGCCCGAGCCGCTGACCGTCCCGGAATGGGAGGAGGAGGCGGCCGTCCCCGTGGAGACCGCGGCGAGCTTCTTCGCTCCCCCGCCCCCCGGATCCGGGCGCCCCTTCCTGATGCCGGGCAGCGCCGCCGATCTGGCCCGCGATTCCGAGAACACCCCCGAGGAACACCGATGA
- a CDS encoding ABC transporter permease yields MTPTPAGPPAASAEQPRAYSSPLPTPRPHLGHAIASEWTKLTSVRSTLWTLGSLVALVVGVGMIAVLQTGAADYQYLPFTGPALFGLMAGQVSVIVLGVLTISSEFGTGLIRTTFTAAPERLRVLTAKYLVFGTCAFLVTLGSVLFVGLWAAVLHNGPAAGVHGLSDWTGAVAGSFYVTLLGVLALAVGALVRHSAGGIAVMLGVVTMPPVLGAILTSWPVTSSLGGLVLRYNAPVGLVQLFGLQGVDMEGRSAPSNVVQLVLLLVVTAGAVVASYVVVRRRDV; encoded by the coding sequence ATGACCCCCACCCCCGCCGGGCCGCCCGCGGCGAGCGCGGAGCAGCCGCGGGCGTACAGCTCGCCCCTGCCCACGCCCCGGCCGCACCTGGGGCACGCCATCGCCTCGGAGTGGACGAAGCTGACCTCCGTGCGCTCCACCCTGTGGACGCTCGGCTCCCTCGTGGCGCTGGTCGTCGGCGTCGGCATGATCGCCGTGCTCCAGACCGGGGCCGCCGACTACCAGTACCTCCCCTTCACCGGTCCCGCCCTGTTCGGGCTGATGGCCGGCCAGGTGTCGGTGATCGTGCTGGGCGTGCTGACGATCTCCTCCGAGTTCGGCACCGGCCTCATCCGCACCACCTTCACCGCCGCCCCCGAGCGGCTGCGGGTGCTCACCGCCAAGTACCTGGTCTTCGGCACCTGCGCGTTCCTCGTCACCCTGGGCTCGGTGCTGTTCGTCGGCCTGTGGGCCGCGGTCCTGCACAACGGACCCGCCGCCGGGGTGCACGGCCTGAGCGACTGGACGGGCGCGGTCGCCGGCTCCTTCTACGTGACCCTGCTGGGCGTCCTCGCGCTCGCGGTCGGGGCGCTGGTACGGCACTCCGCGGGCGGGATCGCGGTCATGCTCGGCGTGGTCACGATGCCGCCGGTGCTCGGGGCGATACTGACCTCCTGGCCGGTCACCTCGTCGCTCGGGGGGCTGGTGCTCCGCTACAACGCCCCGGTGGGACTGGTGCAGCTCTTCGGGTTGCAGGGCGTCGACATGGAGGGCCGGTCGGCCCCCAGCAACGTGGTCCAGCTCGTCCTGCTGCTGGTGGTGACGGCCGGCGCGGTCGTCGCGTCCTACGTGGTGGTGCGCCGCCGGGACGTGTGA
- a CDS encoding ATP/GTP-binding protein codes for MSPRHNRPRGGETPDERPGTGLDRFGLERTEEYLGEDWKVRHVAGAGAAGKRYRCPGCDQEIPAGTPHLVAWPEYGGVDDRRHWHKACWNAKDRRTSKVQRSRNAPRY; via the coding sequence GTGTCACCGCGCCACAACCGCCCCAGGGGCGGCGAGACTCCGGACGAACGACCCGGCACCGGCCTCGACCGGTTCGGCCTGGAGCGCACCGAGGAGTACCTGGGCGAGGACTGGAAGGTCCGGCACGTGGCGGGGGCCGGTGCGGCGGGCAAGCGCTACCGCTGCCCCGGCTGCGACCAGGAGATCCCCGCGGGCACCCCGCACCTGGTGGCGTGGCCCGAGTACGGCGGCGTCGACGACCGCCGGCACTGGCACAAGGCCTGCTGGAACGCGAAGGACCGCCGCACCTCCAAGGTGCAGCGGTCCCGCAACGCTCCCCGGTACTAG
- a CDS encoding LLM class flavin-dependent oxidoreductase, protein MRVGAFVLAAQFPGQGQGEALHRAVRTAEVAEESGLDSVWVAEHHFVPYGVCPSAVTLAALLLGRTRRLRVGTAVSVLPNTHPVALGEQAALLHVTSGGRFTLGVGRGGPWVDLEVLGAGLEAYESGFPEDLDLLRRWLAEPRVGAAGPRHSFREVAVVPRPSEALDGDGTGPEVIVACTSPASVRLAAERGLPMLLGMHSGDEEKAEQVALWRRTALAHGHPPESVRAAGHVSAGVCQLADHSADARETLLKSMPGWLRQGLGAHVTVDGRQRAMRDPHAYTELLCSLHPVGSPALAADRLAQTSERTGITRFALLTEGSGDLAATEDNVRRLGSEVLPLLV, encoded by the coding sequence ATGCGCGTAGGAGCGTTTGTACTGGCGGCCCAGTTCCCTGGTCAGGGACAGGGCGAGGCACTGCACCGGGCGGTGCGGACCGCCGAGGTGGCGGAGGAGTCCGGGCTGGACTCGGTCTGGGTCGCCGAGCACCACTTCGTGCCGTACGGGGTCTGCCCGTCGGCGGTGACCCTGGCGGCCCTGCTGCTGGGCCGGACCCGGCGGCTGCGGGTGGGCACGGCGGTGAGCGTGTTGCCGAACACGCATCCGGTGGCCCTGGGCGAGCAGGCGGCCCTGCTGCACGTCACCTCGGGGGGCCGGTTCACCCTGGGGGTGGGGCGCGGCGGGCCGTGGGTGGACCTGGAGGTGCTCGGAGCGGGCCTGGAGGCGTACGAGAGCGGTTTCCCGGAGGACCTCGACCTGCTGCGGCGCTGGCTGGCGGAGCCCAGGGTGGGGGCGGCCGGGCCGCGGCACTCCTTCCGCGAGGTGGCCGTCGTACCGCGCCCGTCCGAGGCGCTGGACGGTGACGGGACGGGGCCGGAAGTGATCGTCGCGTGCACCTCCCCGGCGTCGGTACGGCTGGCCGCGGAGCGCGGGCTGCCGATGCTGCTGGGCATGCACAGCGGGGACGAGGAGAAGGCCGAGCAGGTCGCGCTGTGGCGACGGACCGCGCTGGCGCACGGGCACCCGCCGGAGTCCGTGCGGGCCGCCGGGCACGTGTCGGCCGGGGTCTGCCAGCTGGCGGACCACTCGGCCGACGCGCGCGAGACCCTGCTGAAGTCGATGCCGGGCTGGTTGCGCCAGGGCCTGGGCGCCCACGTGACGGTGGACGGCCGGCAGCGCGCGATGCGGGACCCGCACGCGTACACGGAACTGCTGTGCTCACTGCACCCCGTCGGCAGCCCCGCCCTGGCGGCGGACCGGCTGGCGCAGACGTCGGAACGGACGGGCATCACCCGCTTCGCCCTGCTGACGGAGGGGTCGGGTGACCTCGCCGCCACGGAGGACAACGTCCGCCGCCTCGGCTCGGAGGTCCTCCCCCTGCTGGTGTGA
- a CDS encoding SCO5389 family protein: protein MSLDVSPALLEQAERGEVDEAAFVDCVRTSLPYAWEMISSLVAQLEVEGGEFADNQTPPPDEQARGQLLRALASDAIRGALQRHFGVRLAFQNCHRVAVFPLDPSVDDRLAKFTSIRGQLLNQSPELRDC, encoded by the coding sequence ATGTCGCTCGACGTCTCACCGGCCCTACTCGAACAGGCCGAGCGAGGCGAGGTCGACGAAGCCGCCTTCGTCGACTGCGTCCGGACCTCCCTGCCTTACGCATGGGAGATGATCAGCTCGTTGGTGGCCCAGCTGGAGGTTGAGGGCGGAGAGTTCGCCGACAACCAGACGCCGCCGCCGGACGAGCAGGCGCGCGGGCAGCTGCTGCGCGCGCTCGCGAGTGACGCGATACGGGGTGCGCTGCAGCGGCACTTCGGGGTGCGCCTGGCGTTCCAGAACTGCCACCGTGTGGCCGTGTTCCCGCTGGATCCCTCGGTGGACGACCGGCTGGCCAAGTTCACCTCGATCCGCGGCCAGCTGCTCAACCAGTCCCCGGAACTTCGGGACTGCTAG
- the nucS gene encoding endonuclease NucS, translated as MRLVIARCSVDYAGRLTAHLPSAPRLILVKADGSVSIHADDRAYKPLNWMSPPCTLKEGTGDDASVWTVVNKAGEKLIITMEEVLHDSSHELGTDPGLIKDGVEAHLQELLADRIDTLGEGYTLIRREYMTAIGPVDILCRDAAGATVAVEIKRRGEIDGVEQLTRYLELLNRDPHLAPVRGVFAAQEIKPQARVLANDRGMDCVVLDYNALRGIEDDKLRLF; from the coding sequence ATGCGTCTCGTCATTGCCCGCTGCTCCGTCGACTACGCGGGCCGGCTCACCGCCCATCTGCCCTCGGCACCCCGTCTGATCCTCGTGAAGGCCGACGGCAGTGTCTCGATCCACGCGGACGACCGGGCGTACAAACCGCTCAACTGGATGTCGCCTCCGTGCACCCTCAAGGAGGGGACCGGGGACGACGCGAGCGTCTGGACCGTGGTCAACAAGGCGGGCGAGAAGCTCATCATCACCATGGAGGAAGTCCTCCACGACTCCTCCCACGAGCTGGGCACGGACCCCGGCCTCATCAAGGACGGCGTCGAGGCGCACCTCCAGGAGCTGCTGGCCGACCGCATCGACACGCTGGGCGAGGGCTACACCCTGATCCGGCGCGAGTACATGACGGCGATCGGCCCGGTCGACATCCTGTGCCGGGACGCCGCCGGCGCGACGGTGGCGGTGGAGATCAAGCGGCGCGGCGAGATCGACGGCGTCGAGCAGCTGACCCGCTACCTGGAGCTGCTGAACCGCGACCCGCACCTCGCGCCGGTGCGCGGCGTCTTCGCGGCGCAGGAGATCAAGCCGCAGGCCCGGGTCCTGGCCAACGACCGCGGGATGG